One Williamsia phyllosphaerae genomic window, ATGTGGCGCATACTGCAAAGCAACACATTGAACAATTTGTTTCTTTGGGCGATCGAAGGAGATCGAACGATGACCAAGCCCGCTCCGACCACGACCGGCTCGGCGCACGCCGCCACCGTGACGCCGCTGCACCGCTCCGCCGACGAACGCAGCCTGACCGAACTCCTCGATCTGCAGCGTGCGGCGTTCCTGCGGGACGGCATCCCGGACGCGGCGACGCGCATCAGTCGGATCAACCGGCTCTCGTCGCTCCTGCTCGACCACGCCGAGGAGATCGCCGAGGCCCTCGACGCAGACTTCGGCACCCGCCCGCGTGATCTCTCGATCGCCACCGACGTCGCCGGATGCATGATCGATCTGGCGCACCAGCGCAAGCATGTGCGCAGCTGGATGAAGACGGAGAAGGTCGCCAAGGCCAAGGCCATGGGCCTGGCCGGGTTCTCCCAGCGCATCCGACACGACCCGCTGGGCGTCGTCGGCATCATCGGGCCCTGGAACTTCCCGTTGCAGCTGACCGTCGTGCCTGCCGGTTCGGCGTTCGCCGCGGGCAACCGCGTGATGATGCGCCCGTCGTCGGCGACGGCGCGAACCACCGCCGTGCTCGCCAAGTACGCGCCGAACTACTTCTCCCTCGAGGAGTTCGCCGTCCTCACCAGTGCGCACGGATCGGGGTCGGACTTCGCCAAACTGAAGGTCGACCACATGTTCTTCACCGGTTCGCCCGAGGTGGGCGCCTCGGTGGCCGCCGAGGCCGGTAAGAACCTCGTCCCGGTGACCCTCGAACTCGGTGGCAAGAACCCCGCCGTCGTCGACGTCGACGCCGACATCGACGTCGCGGCCAAGCGCCTCGCCGACGCGCGGATGGTCAACAGCGGGCAGGTCTGCCTGTGTCCCGACTACGCCTTCGTGCCCGAGGACAAGCTGGGCCAGTTCACCGATCGCGTGATGGCCCGCTGGCGCGAGAACTACTCCTCGGTACTGCACAACGATCAGTTCACCTCGACGATCAACGAGAAGAACTACACGCGCATCGTCGGACTGATCGACGACGCCGTGAGCCTCGGCGCCACCAAGCAGCAGCTGATCCCGGCCGGGGAGAAACTGCCCGACGCGGCGTCGCGCAAGATTCCGCCGACACTGCTCACCGGGGTCTCGGCCGGCATGAAGATCGAGGAGGACGAGGTCTTCGGTCCGGTCCTGACCGTCTACCCGTACCGCGACCTCGGCGAGGCGATCAGCCACATCACCTCGCACAGCCATCCGCTGACGATGTACTGGTACGGCCCCGACAACGACCGCTACGAGGCGCTGCAGGACGCGACCCGTTCGGGATCGGTGAACGGCAACGACTTCGCGCTCAACCTGCTCAGTGCGGAACTGCCCTTCGGCGGTGTCGGTGCCAGTGGGATGGGCAGCTACCACGGCAAGTTCGGGTTCGCGACGTTCTCTCACGCCCGTGCGGTCACCCACTCGCGGATGCCGCTGAGCTTCGCCGAGCTGATGTCGGCGCCGTTCCGCAAGCGCGACACCCGCTCGACGAACATCCAGCTGGCCATGTGGCGGCTGATCACGAGGCGTGCGAGCAAGAAGATTCGCTGATCGAACTCCTCGGCCAAGCGCTTGCTAGGCTTGGTGACCTTGGCCGAGGAGGAGATCGCACACGTGTCGCCGAATACTGCCTCGCGTTCGACGCGACGCGACGAACTGCTCGTGCTCGCCGGACGCATGTTCGCCGAACAAGGGTTGCGTACCACCACCGTTCGCGACATCGCCGATTCGGCGGGCATCCTCTCCGGCAGTCTCTACCACCACTTCGATTCGAAGGAATCGATGGTCGACGAGATCCTTCGGGGGTTTCTCGACGCGCTCTTCACCCGCTACAACGCGATCGTCGACGCCGACCTACCGGCCGACGAGACGCTGGTCCAGCTGATCGTCGCCTCGTTCGAGAGCATCGACGCCGACCATCACGCCGTCGCGATCTATCAGGACGAGGCCAAGCGGCTGTCCGGTCAGGACCGGTTCGACTACATCGCGGAGCGGAACACCGAGTTCCGAAAGCTGTGGAAGACGGTGCTGCGTAGGGGAGTCGACGACGGGACGTTCCGCGCCGACCTCGACACCGAACTGGTGTACCGATTCCTGCGCGACACCGTGTGGGTCGCCGTCCGCTGGTACCGGCCGGGTGGATCGCTGTCGGCGCGTGAGGTGGCCGACCAGTATCTGAGCGTCGTCCTCGAAGGCCTCGTCCCACGCTGAGTCAGGCCATCTGGCCGACGATGTCGGCGAGACGGTGCACCTGGTCGACGTCGGAGTCGGTGGGGATGAGATGCACCTCGTCGGCGCCGAGATCGGCGAACGACGCGAGCACCTCGCGCAGCTGCGCCGGTGTCCCGGCGAAACCGGTGGTCGGCGCCATCGCATCGACGAGATCGACGGGCAGCCAGTTCATGTAGTGCCGCAGGTGGCGGTGGATCTGCGTGCGGCCCGAGCCGTCACCGTCGTCGAGGGCGACCCAGAACGACGTGGTCAGACGTGGCGCCGACCTCCCGGCCTCGGCCCAGGCGGTGCGGGCGACGTCGAACAGGTGGGCCACCCCGGTCGTCGCGAGATCCAGGGTGACCCCGGCGAGTCCGTCGGCCCACGCCGCCGCGCTGCGGATGGTCCTCGGGCCGGTCGTCCCGACGAGCAACTCGGGACCGCCGGACCGAACCGGAGGCGGACCGACCGGAAGCGTTGCGCCGGTGAGGTTCTCGCCCCGCCACACCCGCTGCATCACGGCCACCCGCTCGGCCATGCCACGCATGGTCTGGGTGGCCGGGTCCGCGCCCGCGGCGCGGTAGTCCTCGCGGCGGCCGCCGACACCGAGGCCGACGGTGAGTCGGCCCCGGGACAGCTGGTCGCCCGTGGCGAGCGACTTCGCGAGCAGGACCGGATCGTGGAGTTGCGGCACGATCACGGTCGTCACCAACCGGACGCGCGACGTCCACGCCGCGACCGCACCGAGCAGGGTGAGTGTCTCGGGGTTGTCGAAGGCCATCCGCTCGCCGAAACACAACGACGAGAACGGGCCGGCGTCGATCGCCCGGGCCCACGCCTCGAGCGTGCCCGGGCCGTCCGCCCAGATGTCGGGCTCCATGACGGGCAGGGTCAGACCGACGAACATGTCGCGCCGCGCTCAGCCGGTGATGCGGTGTCCGGGCGGGGTCAGAACGGCTTCAGGGGATGGATCGCGAGATCACCGAGGTGCTCCCCGACCGCGCTCATGGCCTCGGTCAACGCCGGTGCCTTCATGTGCGCGTCGAGGTGCTCCTGCGACTCCCACAGCTCGACGGTGACGAAAACCCCGGGCGTGGAGGCGGACTCGAACAGCTCGTAGGAGATGCACCCGGCCTCGTCCTGGGTGGCGGCGGCCAGCCCCTTCAGCGCGTCGCCCACCTCTTTCTCGAAACCGGGCTTGGCGGGAATCGTCGCGACCACATGCAGATCGGCCATCACACACTCACTCTCATCACGTGCGCATCGACCATCGGTGTCGACGCGTCACCCTCAAAGTACCTGCAGCGGCTCAGCGCAGGAGGCGTTCGGCCGCGTCGGCGATCGCGGCGACCACCGATGCGCGCGCGGCGGCTCCCCGCGCCGTGTCCGGCTCGGTCAGCAGGCCGTCGGATCGCATGCTGATGACCGATTCCACGAGCCGGAAGGGGAGATGGACGCGGCCGTCGGCGGGGTCGCCGACCACCTCGACGGACAGCGCGCGATAGACCTCGCGCAGTTCGACACGGACGTCGCGGAAGGCGGTGAACCGCTCACCGCGGAGCTCCGGGAGCAGGTACAGCGCGCCGAGATTCCACCGCGACGCCGCAAGTTGCCCCGCGTCGTACCGGATGAGGTCGAGGAGCCGGGTGATGGCGGGCGTGGACGGATCCAGCGACCGCGCGACGTCGAGCGCCGGGGCGACGGTGTCCTGCAGGAGCGCGGCGAGGATGTCGTCCTTGGTCGCGAAGTGGTGGTACAGCGAGGCCTGGCGCATCCCGACCGACTCGGCGATCGCCCGCGTCGAGGTGCCGGCGAATCCCTGCGTGGTGAACAGTTCGCCTGCGGCATCGAGGATCTCCTCGCGCGGGTTGCCGCCGGTGCGTCGCTGTTCCACCAGGCGGGGACGCCCCCGTGCCGCCGGCCCTGACTCGGGACGCATCGCGGTGTTCTCCTCGTCGGTCGTGGTGGTCGGCGGGCCGTCGGCGACAACATTACCGAGACGAACGTCCCACCGGCTCGGTGAGCACTCCGTCACACGCTCTTCACACTCGGGAAACCGCGGCAACAAATGCGACCGATACTTTTCGATCACTTGATAGATATACACCGCTCCGGCGATGCAGCGGCCCCACCCAACAGGAGTTCACATGACCGCACCAGCCCGGTCGATCTCGTCGGCCGACGACTCGGACGCACTGTCCGAACTCGGATACACCCAGGAGTTGCACCGGGGGATCGGCGGCTACGCGTCGTTCGCCTCCGGCTTCTCGTTCGTGTCCATCCTGACGACGGTGTTCGCACTGTTCGCGCTCGGGTTCGGACTCGGCGGGCCCGGCTTCTTCTTCACCTGGCCGATCGTGTTCGTCTGCCAGTTCTGCGTCTGTCTGGTCTTCGCCGAACTGTCCGGGAAGTTCCCGGTCGCCGGCGCCATCTACCAGTGGTCGCGACGCCTGGCGGGCAACGGCGTGGGGTGGTTCGCCGGCTGGTTCATGCTGATCGGCTACATCGTCAGCGTCGCCGCGCTCGCCATCGCGATGCAGAGTGTGTTGCCGTCGATCTGGTCGGGCTTCCAGCTCATCGGCTCCGACACCGCGCTCACCTCTGTCTCGGGTGCGACCAACGCGATCATCCTGGGCAGCATCACCATCGCGCTCTGCACGGTCATCAGCGCCGTGGGCGTGTCCTTCATGGGCAAGATCACCGTCATCGGCGTCACCATCGAGATCATCGGTGTCGTGCTTCTGGTCGTGCTGCTGTTCATCAACGCCGAACGCTCACCGGCACAGGCGGTTCTCGACACCGGCGGGCACGGGACCGGGCTGGGCTACCTCCCCGGATTCCTCGCCTCGATGCTGATGGCCGCGTACGTCATGTACGGATTCGACAGTGCCGCAGAGCTGTCCGAGGAGACCGCGAACCCACGCAAGACCGCGCCGAAGGCCATCGTCAATGCTCTGCTGGTGTCGTTCGTCGGTGGCGGACTGATGATCCTGGCCGCGCTGATGGCCGCCCCATCGCTCGGCGCCTCGGAGCTCTCCGCCGACGGGATCGCCTGGGTCATCACCAGCCAGCTCGACACCTGGATGGGCCGGACACTCCTGACCATCGTCGCCATCGCGATCTTCTCGGCCACCCTGGCGATCCAGGCGTCGGCCTCGCGGGTGATGTTCTCGATGGCCCGGGACAACCGTCTGCCGTTCGGCGCGTTCCTGGCGAAGGTCAACCCGCGCACCGGGACCCCGATCAACACCGGCATCGTCGTCAGCGCGCTCGCCATCGCGGTCCTGTTGGTCAACCTCGGTCAGGCCGGCGTCTTCGCCGCCATCACCAGCGTCTCGGTGGTCATCGTCTACATCGCCTACCTGATGGTCACCATCCCCGCGCTGATCCACCGGATTCGTGGCACCAGCCTCAGCTTCGGTCGTCCCGTGTTCGATCTGGGCCGCTGGGGAATCCTGGTCAACGTCATCGCGGTCGTGATGGGCACGCTGCTGATGATCAACATCGCCTGGCCGCGGGCCGAGGTGTACGACCCGGACGGCACCTCGTGGTTCCTGCACTACTTCGCGATCATCTTCGTCGCCCTGACGCTCGTGGTCGGTGCCGCCGCCTACCTGCGGGTCAAGGACCTTCCCGGCGCCCCGGTCCCGACCGACGCGCTCGTGCGCTCGAAGCGGTCGCGATGAGCGCGGCCACCGGATCCACCACCGGCGCCAAGGCCCATGCGCGTGCACAGGCGGGTGCCCTCACGGACTCGATGCCGGTCGTCCCGGCGTCGCGGTGGCCGAATCCACCGGCAGGCGTCGAGCCCGAGGCGATGACGTGGGCCGAGACCGTGCCCGGCGGGCGTTACACCGTGAAGGTGCTGGCCCGCGGGACGCGTCTGCGTCTGCGTGACGTCGCCGGGAGCGCGTGTGCGCACGTGCTGCTCTGGCGGGCCGACGCCCCGTGGGAACGACTCAACGTCGCCGACACCGTCAAGGTGCCGTGGCAGGCGTACCTCGGCGAGGGGCATCCGCTGCTCAGCGACCAGGGGCGGGTGTTGGCCACCGTGGTGGCCGACGACTCCGGACACCACGACGCGCTCTGCGGCACCACGACGCTGGCCGGCAACACCGAGAAATACGGCGCGGGACAGGCGCATTCGCAGAGCCCGGCCGGTCGGGAACTGCTGACCCTGGCCGCGGCCAAACACGGTCTGACACCCGCGGACGTGGCACCGTCGGTGTCGTTCTTCCACGGCGTGGTCGTCGAGTCCGACGGAACGCTGACGTCGAAGGGGTCGGCCGGCCTCGACAAGCACGTCGACCTGCTCCTGCACCTGCCCTGCATCGTCGCCGTGGCCAACACCGCGCATCCGCTCGACCCGTCACCCGGGTTCGACACCGGCCCGCTGGAGGTGCTCGCCTGGCGGG contains:
- a CDS encoding aldehyde dehydrogenase family protein translates to MTKPAPTTTGSAHAATVTPLHRSADERSLTELLDLQRAAFLRDGIPDAATRISRINRLSSLLLDHAEEIAEALDADFGTRPRDLSIATDVAGCMIDLAHQRKHVRSWMKTEKVAKAKAMGLAGFSQRIRHDPLGVVGIIGPWNFPLQLTVVPAGSAFAAGNRVMMRPSSATARTTAVLAKYAPNYFSLEEFAVLTSAHGSGSDFAKLKVDHMFFTGSPEVGASVAAEAGKNLVPVTLELGGKNPAVVDVDADIDVAAKRLADARMVNSGQVCLCPDYAFVPEDKLGQFTDRVMARWRENYSSVLHNDQFTSTINEKNYTRIVGLIDDAVSLGATKQQLIPAGEKLPDAASRKIPPTLLTGVSAGMKIEEDEVFGPVLTVYPYRDLGEAISHITSHSHPLTMYWYGPDNDRYEALQDATRSGSVNGNDFALNLLSAELPFGGVGASGMGSYHGKFGFATFSHARAVTHSRMPLSFAELMSAPFRKRDTRSTNIQLAMWRLITRRASKKIR
- a CDS encoding TetR/AcrR family transcriptional regulator encodes the protein MSPNTASRSTRRDELLVLAGRMFAEQGLRTTTVRDIADSAGILSGSLYHHFDSKESMVDEILRGFLDALFTRYNAIVDADLPADETLVQLIVASFESIDADHHAVAIYQDEAKRLSGQDRFDYIAERNTEFRKLWKTVLRRGVDDGTFRADLDTELVYRFLRDTVWVAVRWYRPGGSLSAREVADQYLSVVLEGLVPR
- a CDS encoding LLM class flavin-dependent oxidoreductase, translating into MFVGLTLPVMEPDIWADGPGTLEAWARAIDAGPFSSLCFGERMAFDNPETLTLLGAVAAWTSRVRLVTTVIVPQLHDPVLLAKSLATGDQLSRGRLTVGLGVGGRREDYRAAGADPATQTMRGMAERVAVMQRVWRGENLTGATLPVGPPPVRSGGPELLVGTTGPRTIRSAAAWADGLAGVTLDLATTGVAHLFDVARTAWAEAGRSAPRLTTSFWVALDDGDGSGRTQIHRHLRHYMNWLPVDLVDAMAPTTGFAGTPAQLREVLASFADLGADEVHLIPTDSDVDQVHRLADIVGQMA
- a CDS encoding putative quinol monooxygenase — encoded protein: MADLHVVATIPAKPGFEKEVGDALKGLAAATQDEAGCISYELFESASTPGVFVTVELWESQEHLDAHMKAPALTEAMSAVGEHLGDLAIHPLKPF
- a CDS encoding TetR/AcrR family transcriptional regulator, translating into MRPESGPAARGRPRLVEQRRTGGNPREEILDAAGELFTTQGFAGTSTRAIAESVGMRQASLYHHFATKDDILAALLQDTVAPALDVARSLDPSTPAITRLLDLIRYDAGQLAASRWNLGALYLLPELRGERFTAFRDVRVELREVYRALSVEVVGDPADGRVHLPFRLVESVISMRSDGLLTEPDTARGAAARASVVAAIADAAERLLR
- a CDS encoding amino acid permease; the encoded protein is MTAPARSISSADDSDALSELGYTQELHRGIGGYASFASGFSFVSILTTVFALFALGFGLGGPGFFFTWPIVFVCQFCVCLVFAELSGKFPVAGAIYQWSRRLAGNGVGWFAGWFMLIGYIVSVAALAIAMQSVLPSIWSGFQLIGSDTALTSVSGATNAIILGSITIALCTVISAVGVSFMGKITVIGVTIEIIGVVLLVVLLFINAERSPAQAVLDTGGHGTGLGYLPGFLASMLMAAYVMYGFDSAAELSEETANPRKTAPKAIVNALLVSFVGGGLMILAALMAAPSLGASELSADGIAWVITSQLDTWMGRTLLTIVAIAIFSATLAIQASASRVMFSMARDNRLPFGAFLAKVNPRTGTPINTGIVVSALAIAVLLVNLGQAGVFAAITSVSVVIVYIAYLMVTIPALIHRIRGTSLSFGRPVFDLGRWGILVNVIAVVMGTLLMINIAWPRAEVYDPDGTSWFLHYFAIIFVALTLVVGAAAYLRVKDLPGAPVPTDALVRSKRSR
- a CDS encoding urea amidolyase associated protein UAAP1; its protein translation is MSAATGSTTGAKAHARAQAGALTDSMPVVPASRWPNPPAGVEPEAMTWAETVPGGRYTVKVLARGTRLRLRDVAGSACAHVLLWRADAPWERLNVADTVKVPWQAYLGEGHPLLSDQGRVLATVVADDSGHHDALCGTTTLAGNTEKYGAGQAHSQSPAGRELLTLAAAKHGLTPADVAPSVSFFHGVVVESDGTLTSKGSAGLDKHVDLLLHLPCIVAVANTAHPLDPSPGFDTGPLEVLAWRAPADLADLLAKVDDTDPEYQRAVANSEDVATAAHP